One Manduca sexta isolate Smith_Timp_Sample1 chromosome 28, JHU_Msex_v1.0, whole genome shotgun sequence DNA window includes the following coding sequences:
- the LOC115453236 gene encoding dynein light chain 1, axonemal: MALKPTTCKEAIARWEKAKNESAADAKVVELQFQWPPIEKMDGALSTLVNCEKLSLSSNMIDKIAGIAGMRSLKILSLGRNYIKSLAGIETVAETLEELWISYNPIDKLKGIGSLKNMRVLYMCNNMVKEWVEFNRLQECTSLRELVFIGNPICENQPDMETWRTQVANRLQQLIKLDGIPILRE, translated from the exons ATGGCTTTAAAACCGACTACGTGTAAGGAAGCCATAGCTCGATGGGAAAAAGCAAAAAACGAATCTGCCGCTGATGCCAAAGTGGTAGAGCTGCAATTTCAATGGCCTCCTATAGAAAAAATGGACGGCGCACTGTCTACGCTGGTTAATTGCGA aaaattaAGTTTATCTTCGAATATGATCGACAAAATAGCTGGTATCGCCGGTATGAGAAGTCTTAAAATTTTGTCTCTTGGGCGAAATTACATCAAATCTTTAGCCGGAATA gaaACTGTAGCCGAGACACTGGAAGAGTTGTGGATAAGTTACAATCCCATCGACAAGTTGAAGGGAATCGGCTCTTTGAAGAATATGAGAGTTCTCTACATGTGTAATAACATGGTTAAAGAATGGGTCGAGTTTAATAGATTGCAG GAATGTACTTCGCTCCGTGAACTAGTGTTCATTGGTAACCCGATATGTGAAAATCAGCCAGACATGGAAACTTGGCGAACTCAAGTCGCGAACAGACTGCAACAATTAATAAAACTGGACGGGATACCCATACTCAGGGAATAG